The Bemisia tabaci chromosome 5, PGI_BMITA_v3 genome includes a window with the following:
- the LOC140224713 gene encoding uncharacterized protein has product MEEKLCFKFEKAKDITVESRKFLPFIRKELPELQFTEDKINVLLALQRIDTKKILNFLADELNILLPPSAEKELCGVDTVEFLGIKPRLEDDLDIEYENLTHNLGLENQGGKYNFSSELPPLSQSRNSKHCSKMTRDELEQELATFGIPYVYARTKDAADALAKLKDGTLKVNTTPLENSLNTLSKLEKVLRRTKNQQTLEDELRKSNTQNAETSKPYPDKNVTLNPFEIDSQFTFQDSFVETQQMATIGLGIAETRQKLSQTRQEVGEIHREIAQLRETVERSLEANKKQGDQLSQMQNRRPEWYEMNQLGSQYSRPLPQNPFYHTHTQCPEEMVKKAYDFPRFTYPRNVDNLFANQPSIYVKPPKLGTPEFKKEEPIEFLKQIERYAEIAGWDEYHKKICLAAALEKANVLWYINNRTYLGTLSFEEFKKKFVKEFKETTNLGNDLLEFQTRVQTEDESGRDYLEKKLYLASTIRDRLTDKELIEIIISGFRPEMAEKVYLLQNETIHQLRENVRKVEQAKTIGKPAHKPSVQSNIVQKTSDLESKLDELSRLIKNIQLEKQVNAVKATNQYSDRNKEENGHRSRYYDGCGKTENNFPKK; this is encoded by the coding sequence atggaagaaaaattgtgttttaaatttgaaaaagcaaaGGATATCACAGTAGAATCGAGAAAATTTCTACCCTTCATTCGGAAAGAACTACCTGAATTGCAATTTACAGAAGACAAAATCAATGTGTTGTTGGCATTACAACGAATCGAcactaagaaaattttaaactttctggCAGATGAATTGAACATTCTTTTACCTCCTTCAGCCGAAAAGGAGCTGTGTGGAGTGGATACGGTAGAATTCCTTGGAATTAAACCACGTTTAGAGGATGATTTAGATATCGAATACGAAAATTTGACTCACAATTTGGGTTTagaaaaccaaggaggaaaatATAACTTTTCGAGTGAGTTACCCCCATTGAGTCAATCTAGGAATTCCAAGCATTGTAGCAAGATGACTAGGGATGAGTTAGAGCAAGAACTCGCCACGTTTGGAATTCCATATGTGTATGCCCGCACAAAAGACGCTGCGGATGCGTTGGCAAAATTAAAGGACGGCACGTTAAAGGTTAATACAACTCCCTTAGAGAACTCGTTAAATACTTTATCAAAATTGGAAAAGGTATTAAGGAGAACAAAAAATCAGCAGACATTAGAGGATGAACTTCGGAAATCAAATACACAAAATGCTGAAACATCGAAACCATACCCAGACAAAAATGTAACTCTAAATCCCTTTGAAATAGACAGTCAATTCACATTTCAGGACTCTTTTGTAGAAACTCAACAGATGGCAACAATTGGGCTAGGAATTGCTGAGACTAGACAAAAACTCAGCCAGACACGACAAGAAGTTGGCGAAATACATCGAGAGATTGCTCAACTAAGAGAAACCGTTGAGCGAAGTTTGGaagcaaataaaaaacaagGAGATCAATTGAGCCAAATGCAAAACCGCAGACCCGAATGGTACGAAATGAATCAACTGGGTAGTCAGTACTCTCGCCCTCTGCCACAAAATCCATTTTATCACACACATACACAATGTCCCGAGGAAATGGTTAAGAAAGCTTATGATTTTCCAAGATTTACCTATCCTAGAAATGTTGATAACCTTTTTGCAAATCAGCCGTCCATTTATGTTAAACCGCCGAAATTAGGAACACCCGAATTCAAAAAAGAAGAACCGATCGAGTTTCTGAAACAAATTGAAAGATATGCGGAGATAGCAGGATGGGACgaatatcataaaaaaatttgtttagCAGCTGCGTTAGAAAAGGCAAACGTGTTATGGTACATCAACAATAGAACTTATCTAGGAACTTTATCCTTTGaggaatttaagaaaaaatttgtcaaagaaTTTAAAGAGACGACAAATTTGGGGAATGATCTTCTGGAATTCCAGACAAGAGTGCAAACGGAAGACGAAAGTGGTAGAgattatcttgaaaaaaaattatacctaGCCTCTACAATAAGGGATAGATTAACCGACAAGGAATTGATTGAAATAATTATAAGTGGATTTAGACCGGAAATGGCAGAAAAAGTCTATCTACTTCAAAATGAGACTATCCATCAATTGCGTGAAAATGTCAGAAAAGTGGAACAAGCGAAAACCATAGGAAAACCCGCCCATAAACCATCTGTTCAGTCGAATATTGTACAAAAAACTTCAGATTTGGAAAGCAAATTGGATGAATTATCACGGCTCATCAAAAATATACAGCTCGAAAAACAGGTGAATGCGGTCAAAGCGACAAATCAGTATTCTGAcagaaataaagaagaaaatgggCACAGGAGCAGATATTATGATGGATGTGGGAAAACCGAaaacaattttccaaaaaaatag